In Pseudemcibacter aquimaris, the sequence AACCCTTGATTATGACCGTAACCGCAGCCGCGCCTTACGCGGTCAGGCGCAGGATTACCTGCTTTCTGTGGCGGATATGGATGCGCTTGTGCCTGTACTTGATGGTGATAAACCGCTTGTGATTGAAATGGGATCAGAAGCCGAAATTCGCGGCGCCATTCAGCTTAAAAATGATTATGATATTAATATCGTTATCCAGGGCGGCCAGGAAGCATGGAAAGTGGCCGCAGAACTTGCGGAAGCCGAAATTCCGGTGATCATTCATCCGGAACATAATACAAATGGCAATGTTACAATGGCCGGGTCAACATTTTCCAATGCGAAAAGACTTCATGAAGCGGGTGTGACCTTCGCGATTTATAGCGGTAACGGCAGCCTTTATTACGGGCATCATGTGTTGCAATTTGCCGGAATGGCGGTTGCGCATGGTCTTGATTATGATGCGGCCATTCAGGCGATTACCCTAAATCCAGCGGTAATTTTCGGATTTGATGATATTGCCGGATCGATTGAAGAAGGAAAATCAGCCGATATTGTCGTTTGGGATGGCGACCCGCTTGAGGTTACATCAAACACAGATCACGTGATTGTACGCGGCGTAGAATATGAACTCGTTTCCCGCCGAACCATGTTGCGCGACAGATATCTGAACCTTGACCGTGGTGATCATTTCGGTAAACGTTACCAAGGTCAGTAGAATGTTGAGTGGGCGGGGCGTTTGAATGCGCTTCGCTCTTTTATTATTTAGGACTGGATTCCCGCCTCCGCGGGAATGACGATTAAGGGGGTAATGATGTTTAGTAAAGAAGAAATTCTATTGATCAAAGGTTGCTTAAATGAAGCAGTTAATGGTGAATATTTTGATGATGAAGAATTTCAAACCATTTTTGGTTTTTATCGTGATGAAATTAACGATTATATGAATAATTGGAGTGGGGAATATTTCGATGCTCGTGACCTGACTTTCATAAGAGTTACGTTAAATCAGTTGTTAGGTTATCCTCACGGTAAAAAAGATACTCTTGAAAAAAATCTAAATTGTAAAATATCGATAATTCATGAGCTTAAGGAAAAGGTTTCTCAGTTGCATGATCCTGGCTTCATATACCGTTGATTTTGAAAAATAATAAAATTAATTATACTCGTCATTCCCGCGAAGGCGGGAATCTAGTCCTAGAAAAGTTACTCCCTTATGACCAAAAGACCGTTTGTTTATATATTGGCATCAAAACGAAATGGAACGCTTTATATCGGTGTGACTTCGAACCTCGTAAAACGTATATATGAACATAGGGAAGGGTTACTCGATGGATTTAGCAAAGAAACTTCCACAAAAATGCTCGTTTATTATGAAGAGCATGACACAATGGAAAATGCGATACTGCGGGAAAAGCTCCTTAAGAAATGGAATAGGTTGTGGTAGCTAAGAATAATCGAGGAGATGAACCCTAATTGGGAAGATTTATACTATCAGATAAGGGATTAATTTACTGGTACTGGATTCCCGCCTTCGCGGGAATGACGAGATAAATTTAAAGATATTTATGAGTGTTCCCAGGGTCTTGCCGAAGCATTTAGGTCGCTTTCTTTTTTGCTTGGATAATATTCTTTTTTTTCACTTAGTTCATAAAATAATGTACCGTGAATTCCATTTACTTCGTGCTTATTTACTGGTTTTTCCCATATTTTTTCATGATCTTTGCCAAAGCTATCTTCACCTATTCTTTGGAAAACATCTTCAATAAATTCAATGTTTTGACCTTCACTCGGAAAAATCATGTAAAACGTCTCATCTTCTACAGAATAAATATCGTATGCTGTATTGTTAGCGCCATCTATGACTTGTATGTTTTTCATTTGATCCCCTGATTATTTCCTATGGCTTCGGATTTACGCTTGCGAGGTTTTCGTATTCGGCGTCGCGGATGGTGACTTTGTTGCCGACGACGCGGACGCGGCCTTCTGCGACTAGTCTTAAGGCTTGTGGATAGATGATATGTTCTTTTTCAAGGACACGTGCCGCCAATGTATCAGCCCCTTCGTCAGGATTTATCGCCACGACGGCTTGCGTGATGATTGGGCCGTCATCCAGTTCAGGGTTTACGAAATGAACTGTACATCCGGTGTATCTGACGCCGGCTTCAATCGCACGTTCATGGGTATGGAGGCCTTTGAAACTTGGTAAAAGTGACGGATGGATGTTAAGCATCCGGTTACGCCAGCGATTGACAAAACGCGCGTCAAGAATACGCATAAAGCCTGCAAGACAAATCAGCTTTGCGCCGCTTTCTTTAAGGGCTTCATGGATTTGATCATCATATTCTTCACGGCTGTCAAAGCCGCGGTGGTTAAGGACTTTTGTTGGGATGCCTGCTTTTTCAGCGCGTTCCAATCCCTTAACACCCGGGTTATTGGATATCACAAGGACGATACGCGCCGGAAAATCATCATCGGCGCAGGCATCAATCAATGCTTGAAGGTTTGTGCCGCTACCGGAAATGAGTACTGCTACATCAACCATTCAAATAAACCTCTTAATGTGCTGATTTCGCTGTCCATGCATCCGGGTAACCCCAGCTGCCGGCTGCGCCATTCACTGTTGTTGTTGGCTCATCACCATTTTTCGCACGCACTGTACCGATGTGATATACGGTTTCACCATTTTCTTCGAAAATTTTCTTGGCTTCATCCGCTTTATCCGCAGGAACGATCACCGCCATGCCTATGCCGCAGTTAAATGTTTTCGCCATTTCAAGTGGTGTGATGTTGCCAGTTGTACGTAACCATTCAAATACTGGTGGCAATGTCCAGCCGCTCGCGTCCACATCAACGGTGACCCCGTCTGGCAGGATACGCGGAATATTTTCAACGAAACCGCCACCCGTAATGTGGCTAAGTGCTTTAACGCAATCTTTTTCAAGCGCAGCAAGGCAGCTTTTTACATAAATTTTTGTTGGCTCAAGTAATGCTTCACCCATTGTTTTGCCGTCTTCAAAACTGCAAGGGGCATTATAATCAGCGCCGGATACTTCAACCAATTTACGCACAAGCGAGAAACCGTTTGAATGTACACCGCTTGACGCAAGGCCAAGCACAACGTCACCTTCGCCAACGCTTGACCCGTCAATGATCTGGTCACGTTCAACCGCACCAACACAGAAACCGGCAAGATCATAATCACCATCTGAATACATACCCGGCATTTCGGCAGTTTCACCGCCGATAAGGGCCGCGTTTGATTGGCGACATCCTTCTGCGATCCCTTCGATGATGGCTTTGCCAACTTCGATGGTCAGGTGGCCTGTGGCATAATAATCAAGGAAGAAGAGGGGCTCTGCACCCTGAACAATCAAATCGTTCACGCACATGGCAACGAGATCAATACCGACCGTGTCGTGTTTACCGCTTTCAATCGCGACTTTTAATTTTGTACCTACACCGTCTGTACCGGAAACAAGGATCGGGTCATTAAAGCCCGCGGCTTTAAGGTCAAATAACGCACCAAAACCACCAAGGCCAGCGTCACAACCAGAACGACGAGTGGAGGCCGCAGCCGGTTTAATCGCATCAACAAGGGCGTTACCCGCGTCAATATCAACGCCGGCATCTTTATAACTGTAGGATTTATCTTGATCAGACAATTTATGAACTTTCCAATTAATAAATATTAAGTACAGATATAAGCATTATGGCGGTAAAAGGCTATAAAAAATTATACTTTTAAGAAAATCATTTTGTTAAACGAAACTGTAATAATTCATTTCTATTATCCTTGCCATACTCGTGCCTTGATGCCATATTAAAGTCATATCACGATTAAAATTTATAGAGTAATTAAATTGAAGATTAATTCTTTTATAACAAATAGATATTCTATTTGGTTAATGTTATTGATTAGTATTGTTTTGGCCGTTCCACAATCGGTGATGGCGCAATTCGGCTATGATGATGTTGACCGTGAAGCGACAATCTACACAATTTATAATGTTGAGGTGGACGAGACAGCCCGAAATGTGACCACGGCACGGACGCGTGCGCTCACGAACGGGCAACGTATTGCATTCGATCGATTACTACGCAGAATTATCCTGACATCTGATAAAGAAAAGCTTGATCGTTTTTCCGATCAGGAAATTCAAGGATATGTCAGCGGCTTTGAAATTAATGATGAACGCCGTTCCGGTGTTAGATATCTTGCGTCCCTTGTGGTTCATTTTAATCGCGATATGGTCAATGAACTGCTTAGTAATCAGCAAATTGCCTACGCGGAAACATTAGGCCGCGAGGTAAGCGTTCTTCCGGTTTTTTCGGAAAGCGGTACATTAAGACTTTGGGAAAAAGACAACCTCTGGCGCGAGGCATGGCAAAATTATGATGTCATCAATAACCTTGTTCCCATTGAAACGCCGGTACCATCCTTAAAAAACAGGTTATACATCAGCGCATTACAGGCAAAAAATAACGAACAAAAAAGCATTCAGACATATATTGAGGAAAATACCCTCAATGAATTGATTGTGGCTGTGGCGACGCTTCGTAAGTTTAATGCGACCAATGAAATCGGGCTTGATATCGACTTGATGCGTAATAGTCCGGTTACGGATGACGATGAAAAGGGAGGCGGTGAAATTGCCCGTCTTTCGGTTAAGTTACCGAAATTCAATGAAAATGGCGAAGATAATATGACCGCGCTTTATGACGCAGGGGTTGATGCGGTAACGGCGTGGGTTGATGATCTTTGGAAAATGCAAGTGCTAGTGAATTATGGAATTTCATCCAAAATTGCTGTGCATGGCGTGTTTGATAATATGGATGATTGGCTAATTTTACAAAAGCAGCTTGGCCGCGTGAATCTAGTTCAGAATGTTGATCTTAAAAACATCAACATTGATGAAGTATCTCTTGAAATTGAATATTCGGGTGAGCCGGAACAGCTTGTGATATCTCTTGCGCAGCAAGGCGTAAGTCTTTCCCAAAATGATGATAACCAAATCTGGGAAATTGGTCTTACCAATGTCGCACGCAGTGGGAATGATGATTAATGACAGAGGCAGCAATAAAAAATCCCGAGCAATTGTTGCTCGAACTTCCTGTGAATGAAACATTCGCGGAAGAAGATTTTTTATTATCCCATTCCAATGAAGAAGCCGTTAAGTGGATTGATAACTGGCCGGATTGGCAAGGTAACCATTGTTTGATTATTTATGGGCCAAATGGATGCGGGAAAACGCACCTTTCGCACGTATGGCAAAAAATTTCCAATGCACAAATTCTAAAATTGCCGGATTTAAAAGGCAACCAATACACAAAATTTGAAAATTTCGTCTTTATTATCGAAGATGTGATGAATGACCTTGATCAGTTTGATGCGCAGGAAGATTTGTTGCATTTATATAATTGGGTCAAAGAGCAAGGTGGGTTTCTATTAATCACGGCGCGTAAACATCCGAAAAAATGGAATGTTGGGCTTGCGGATTTATCATCACGAATGATGGCGGCAGGTGCCGTAAAGATTAAACATCCGGATGATCATTTATTACAAGCGATTATAATTAAACAATTTTCCGATAGGCAGGTTGTTTTGACCGATAAGGTATTAAAATATATAATGAAAAATACAGAAAGATCATTTGCTGCAGTTCGTGAACTGGTCCGTAATATTGATCAGATTTCATTATCAGAACAAAAGAAAATAACAATTCCGGTCGTGAAGAGGGCCATAGGGGACAATATTGATGACGATTGAAGATTTTTCAATTCAGGAAAGACTGATTAACCGTGAGGTATCCTGGCTTGCGTTTAATAAACGCGTGATGGAACAGTCATCAAATAAAAACTATCCGTTACTAGAACGTCTGCGGTTCTTGTCGATTTCAGGTAATAACCTTGATGAATTTTATATGGTGCGTGTTGCGGGCCTTCGTGGCCTCGTGACAACGGGCAATAACGTTGTCAGTGATGATGGTCTGACGCCAAAAGAACAGCTAAAGAAAATCAATACACTTGCTGGTGAACTCGTTGATAAGCAACAACAGGAATACCGCGAGCTTATTGAAGAGCTTAGAAAAAATGAATTGAACCTGCTTGATATTGATGATGTTAAGCAAAAGGAAAAAGCGTGGCTTGAGAAATATTTCCTTGAAAATGTGTTTCCGATTTTAACGCCGCTTGCCATTGACCTTGCGCATCCGTTTCCGTTTTTGCCGAACCTTGGCTTTTCATTGATTGTTGATCTGCGCCGTAATGATAATAAGCAATCATTATTGGCATTGCTTCCTATTCCGCCGCAAACAAAGCGTTTCATCAGGCTGCCCGACCATAAGGGCGAGATTAGATTTATCTCGCTTGAAAATGTGCTTAGGATGTTTATCTCGCTTATCTTCCCGCTTTATGATTTAAAAGGCGAGGGGATATTCCGCATCATCCGTGATAGCGAGCTAGAGGTTGAAGAAAAAGCGGAAGATCTAGTACTTGTGTTTGAAAGTGCGCTTAAGCGTCGCCGCCGCGGTAATGTTGTACGCCTTGAAGTCAATAAAGGTATGCCAAAGAACCTTCGCCGTATCATTCAAAAAGAACTTGAAGTCAATAAAGAAGACATCATGGAAGTGGACGGTGTACTTGGCCTTGCGGAACTGAGTGATTTGATCGTTGAAGATAGAAAAGACCTTACCTTTAAACCGTTTAGCCCACGTTTTCCGCAACGGGTGAAAGATTTTAACGGTGATATCTTTGCGGCCATTAATCAAAAGGATTTTGTGGTTCACCACCCGTTTGAAAGCTTTGATGTGGTGGTTAGCTTTATTCAGCAGGCTGCCGCAGATGATAAAGTGCTGGCGATTAAACAAACACTATATAGAACCGGTGATAATAGTCCGATTGTTAAAGCGCTGATTAAGGCCGCTGAGGCTGGGAAATCAGTAACAGCACTTGTGGAACTTAAGGCCAGATTTGATGAAGCCCGCAACATTAAATGGGCGCAGGATATGGAACGCGCAGGTGTTCAGGTTGTCTTTGGTTTCTTAGAACTTAAAACCCATGCGAAAATTTCTGTTGTGATCAGGCAGGAAGATGACGGATTGAAGTCATATTTGCATTGGGGGACAGGAAATTATCATCCGCAAACAGCAAAGGTTTATACGGATATATCATTCTTTACTGACAGCAAATCGCTAGGGCATGATGCGGTTCATATTTTCAATTATTTAACCGGAAATATGAAACCGGAAAACCTGAAGAAAATTGCAATATCCCCATATGGAATTCGTAATCATTTGATGGAATTGATTGATAAAGAAATTGAATTTGCAGGCGAAGGAAAACCAGCAAGCATTTGGGTGAAGCTTAATGCGCTCGTTGATCCGATCATCATTGATAAATTATATGAAGCATCAATGGCAGGGGTTCAAATTGACATGGTAGTTCGTGGCATTTGTTGTTTAAGGCCGGGCGTTAAGGGACTTTCTGAAAATATTCGCGTAAAATCTATTGTTGGTCGTTTCCTTGAACATGCTCGTATTGCTTGTTTTGGTAATGGTCATGCGCTGCCATCACCGGAAGCAAAGGTATTTATTTCATCCGCGGATTGGATGCCGAGAAACTTTGACAGACGTGTTGAAGTATTGGTGCCGCTTGAAAATCCAACAGTTCACTCGCAAGCTTTGGACCAAATTATGGTTTCGAATATGAAGGATACGGTTCAAAGCTGGCAACTTGATAGCGATGGCCATTATGAAAAAGTCGAACAAGACGAAGAGGCGCTATCCGCACATGAATATTTCATGACAAACCCGAGCCTTTCAGGGGTAGGCACGGTTAATAAAGAAGACAAAGACTAAGACTAAAATATAAGGGAAAAGGGCATTGAGTAAGTTTGCCATTATCGATATCGGTTCCAATACCGTTAGGCTTGTGGTTTATGAAAACCGCGAACGTGCACCATATGTGATTTTTAATGAAAAGGTATTCTGTGGCCTTGGCCGTGGTGTGACGGATACAGGTAATATGATTGATGATGCCATGGATTTGGCGGCAATCACGCTTAAACGTTTTGCTATGCTGATTGACAAGATGGGCATTAATGACCCACGTATTGTTGCCACATCGGCAGTCAGGGATGCGGACAATGGTCCTGCATTTGTTGAACGGATCAAGGAATATACCGGATTAACGATCGAGGTAATTCAAGGCGTTGAAGAAGCAAGGCTTTCTGCAAACGGTGTTATTTGCGCACTTCCGCATGCGGACGGTGTTATTGCCGACCTTGGTGGTGGTAGTTTGGAACTTGCGACCATTAAAAACCGTGTCGTTGAAAATGAATGTACGCTTCCCATCGGGCCGCTCAGGCTTCAGGATCAGACAGGACACTGGTTTGATCATCCAAAACGTAGGGTTAAAAAGAATTTGGCCACTATTGAATGGTTAGATGCGAATAAAGGGCGCAAATTTTATGCGGTTGGTGGTGCATGGCGATCTCTCGCGCGTATTCATATGGATATGATCGATTACCCGCATGTGAATATGCATAATTATATTATGCCTGTGAATGAGGTCATGTCTCTGGCGAAGAAAATCTCTAAAATGAGCCTCGTGGAAGTTTATCAGTACCGTGGTCTTATTTCAGAAAAACGCGCGAGAATTATTTCGCTTGCGTCATTGTCGCTTTATCATCTTTTAAAAACATTAAAACCATCAAAATTCGTTGTTTCCGCCTTTGGTATCCGTGAAGGTGTTCTTTATGATGGAATGAGTGACGAAGTCAGAAGCCAAGATCCGCTAATCGTTGGTTGTCATCAGGTGGCGGAAATGACAGGGCGTTTCCCGGAACACGGCGAAAGATTATATAACTGGATTGATCCGTTATTTGACGGGGAAAGCGACGAACAAAAAAGATTACGCCTTGCCATTTGTATCTTAAGCGATGTGGGGTGGCGCGGGCATCCTGAATACCGTGCGGATAAGGTTGTTGGTGAAATCCTATATGGCAGATTAGGGGGCATTAGTCATTGGGGCGTAGGGCTTATTTCAATGGCGTTATACACTTGTTATGGCGGTTCCCGTCAATATAGTGATCAGGTTGAAACTGCGGCGTCCCTAATCAGTCGTCATGACCTTGCTTACGCGAAGAAAATTGGTCTTGCCTTAAGGCTTGCACAGCGTCTTTCTGCTGGAACGGAGAGGGGGTTGAAATTGGCCAAGCTTGAGATGAGCGAAGATGAATTGATCTTTAAAGTGAATAAAGAAAAACGCGATATCATTAATGATGTCGTGGTGAAACGTTTGGAATCGCTGGCGCGGCTATGTGATTTAGACGCAAAAATTAAAAATATATAAGGTATTATTAACTTTCATTTACTATAGTCCCTCAAGATACATGCGGTAAGTATACGGATTTTTCCTGTCCGTAAGTAATTAAGGAACTTTTGGTAAGTGTTATCCAGGTATATTTTAACTTTTTTTGTGGGGCTTCAATTTATATTTTGCGCCGGCTTTTCGGCTGCGCAAGATATTGATCCTGCAATGGTTTTGTTAAAAAAATTATCGGAAGGTGAATACTCGACAGTTCAAGAGCGTCGTGATGATTTAATTCAGGAATTAAATCAAACAACATATGCGAAAGACCGAATTGAGCTTCTCAAAATCATTCTGATTTATGATGCAGAATCCGATAATATCACTGCGATGGATGAGCATCTGGCTATGCTGCGTGAAGCAGGTGAACTTGTAAACGATCAATCAGCCCTTGTTATTGCCGATATTTTTCAAATTTATAGTGAATATTTCAAAGATTTTCTGAATGCACCAACCATAGAATTACTTAATAATTTAAGTGACCGTAGAGCAAGTTTAAATGACACTAATTTGGATATTTTATATCACAATGCTTTATCGATCATTTTGGCATTTAACGGTGATTACGCGGCATCATTAAACGAAATAAATCTATCATTAACGTTAGATCCTCAAGGCAGGTTTGGTGAGGTTTTAGAACTTTTTACTTACTGGACCTTAAGCTATATTCATGTTGAGCTTGTGAATGATGAAAATGCCATTGAGTATTATACAAGGGCATTTGATTTTGCTATTGAAAGAGATCTTCCGGTTGATGTCATCATAACCACATACAATGTGGGTATGGTGCTTTTTGATATCTTTAAAACGGATTTAGCAAAAAATTATTATGCGTTTTATAAACAAATTGCCCAGGAAAACGGCGATGAAGCAGCTGAAATGGATGCATATTATAGTCTGGCAAGTATCGAGCATCAGTTAGGTAATTTTGAATTATCAGAAGAATACATCGGGCTATTTGGTGATTATCTTCCAAAAAATTCCTGGCATCATATTAATTTAACGCAAATATCCGCTCTGAATTTAGCGTCCTTGGGTTTTATTGAAGAAGCGCAGCAAAAAATTGACGAAGTAAATTCATATCTTGCGAATAATCCAGATAGGGTTGATTTAAAACAGTTAAGGGCCTTGAAACGTGCCGAAGCAGAAATTCTTTTTCAACAGGGTGAAGTCGAAAAAGCCATTCAATTGATTGGAAAAAATCAAACAGACCTTCAAAGAATGTTTAACCATAACCTTTCTTATGAAATTGCAAATGGTTTACTACAATTAGAAGAGGGCTTAAGAGGAAGAGAAAATCGCGCTGCAATTCAACAAGCAGAATTAAAGCAACAACGTTTTATCATAATAGCGTCTGTATCTTTTGTTATGATGATCTTAATTGCGGCATTTATGCAATATCGTGCAACCAGAAAATTGAAACTTGCCAATATTCAAATTGAACGAGAAAGCCAGCATAAATCAGATTTCCTTGCGAATATGTCCCATGAATTAAGAACGCCGTTAAATGCGGTGATCGGGTATTCAGACCTATTGATGCTGGATAGATCGGAAAACTTGTCCACTGAAAAGAAACATGAATATTTAAACGATATTAAAGGCAGTGGCATTCATCTTCTTAATTTAATTAATGATATTCTTGATTTATCAAAAATCGCCGCAGGAAAGCTTGAATTAAATGAGACATCTGTTGATTTAAATGAGCTATTAAATGATATTCATATGATGCTTTGGCCGGGTCTTAATGGAAAAGATCAGCAATGCGAAATTAATATCGATGATAATATTCCAAATTTATATGCGGATTATATGCTCGTTAAACAGATTTTGATTAATCTGATATCCAACGCATCACGTTATAGCGATAAAAGTAGTTTGATTAAGGTAAACGTTCAATTATCAGATGATAATCAAATTAGTCTAGAAGTGAATGATAATGGATATGGTATGGATGACGCACAATTAGAAGTCGCCTTGAAACCATTCATGCAAACACAAACCAGTTATGTAAAAAGTGAAAACAGCACAGGTCTTGGTTTGCCAATTGTTGTTGAATTATCAAGCTTGCATGATGCTGAATTTGATATTCATTCAGAATTGGGTGTAGGAACAAGCGTAAGTATCATTTTCCCGAAATCAAGAACGCTAAACTAATCAGATGCTCTGCTCGGTACCCAGCAGTAACCATCGGGATCAAGAATATAACACTCTCTTAAACCATGGGGCTTGTCGGCGGTTCCGGAAAGTATGGTATATCCGGCGTCACGGGCACGTTTTTCTGCCTCATCAGGATCGAGGTCATATAACCTAAGCTCAATGCCTTGACCGCGGCCCTCTACATCTTTAACAAAGCCTTGAAGCGGGTTGCTATGGTATGTTTCATCCGCATGAAGCATCCATACGGCATTTCCCTGCATTAACACGGCGAAACCCTCGCTGGTGTTTAGTACTCTTGCCATAAGGATATCTTTGGAAAATTTGATCGTGGCGTCTACATCACTGACCAGCAGATTTACGCCAAACCCACGTAACGATTGTCCAAATTCAACTGGATCAAGATCATCAGAAGCCATCATTGAACCTCCTGTTTCTTGTGCGCTTGCCATTTCTGTTGCTCCTGCGAGTGCCATTGCAGTTCCTGCGCCGGCTTTAAGTACCGTACGTCTTGAATAATCATTTTTCATGTGGATTTATACTCTTATCTTTTATTATTCACCTGATGCATGTCTATACCAGAAAATAAGTACGCGTGCACCATTTGTTGATACAACGCCTGTTCCGCTCCATCCACTTGGTAAGACTACAACTTTTCCTTCGCCATAAATTTGTGCGTTACCATCACGGTTTACGAATGTCATGTTGCCTTCTAATACATAAATCATTTCATCATATCCAAGGTCGGCAAACGGAACCTGACCGGGCTGTGCTTCCCAAACATCGACGCCGTATTTGTCATCTGTTGTGCGGTAAAACTCATGGTCACGGGCGATGATATCGCTTACATCCGGATCAAATGGTCTAAATTCTGCAAAGCGCTTGCCTGCGAGTGTGTCACGGTCAAGTAATACGATTTCTGTGTTATCAGCAATGCCAAGGTCATCATTGGTATAGTTCGAATAAATCATCTTTAGACCGCCCTGTGGGACAGTGAATGTGCCGCTCCATCCCTTTGGGATGACAATGCCTTCACCAGCAGAATAGGCAATTGGAACCTTGCCAGGTGCATTTAACATTGCGCTGCCTTCGAGGATATAAATGATTTCAGTAATCGGGAAATTATCAATTTCAACACTGCCGGTTTTACTTTCCCAGATGCCAGCGGAGTATCCACCATCTGAACTTTTGTAAAAAACATTCTCACGCACCATAAGGTCACTTATTTCAGAATTATATGGGGCAAAATCGCCAAGTGTTTCACCAGCAAGCACACTATTTGGAATTCTAAGTTGTACGATATCATTTTCCTGCGCATAGGATATCATACTGCTGCTCAATAAAAAGGCGAGGGCACAAATACTTCTGATGAAGAAATTTAATTTTGTTAAGTGTGTAAATATATTGAACATAATAGCTTTTCTCCCAACGTGTGATGTTTATTAGTGTCACTCCCTCAAATGACGATATAACAGGATGACACAAATCCGGCGAAATATCAAATGCAACCGAAACAAGAAAAACGAAATTCTATTTATGTTCAAGGGCTTCTGTTTTCCTGTTAAAATTGACCGCTTACTATAAAGGACATAAAAGTTCCTCGTCTTCTGTTTGTTGTTTCAAACCCTGTTGGTAATGTTGCCCTTGACGGGTTGTAAAAGCTGCGCTCCCTGATTTCTTTCATTTTCCCTATGCCGTTTACTTCAAACCTTACGAGAAGTCCTTCGAAATATGATGTTTCAATAAAGGCATCCCATTTTGATTGTGTTCTTAAGTGATCGATTTCGGTAACATAGAAATACTCCACATCCCTACGTGCAGAAAAACCAAATCCCCATGCAAGTTTGTGTTCAGTAAGATTTTGTCTAAAGTTAATTTCAATCTTCGGTGCTGAAATATTGGTTAGTTTCCTGTTTTCATTGGTAACAGGGTCTAGAAGGTCGGATGCTCTATCCTCAGCAATAATTTTAATTTGAGCGCCCTTTAAAAGATTTGTTACGGGAACGGTTAAGGCGGCATTATAACCCCAAAGACGTGCGTTTCCAGCATTACCTATGCCTTGAATGCCGTTGGGTTGTAATATGAATTCCAATACATCATTCTTCCATTCATGAAATACTTCAATATTGATACTTCCGGCATCTGAATATAGGTAACTGGATTGTAAACTAAGACGTGTTGTTTTGTCGGGTTGTAATTCGGGGTTGCCGCTGGTTACCC encodes:
- a CDS encoding amidohydrolase family protein; translated protein: MRILAIILAFIATPVFAETIAITGGKIHVGNGSVIENGTVLIDDGEIIAVGADVDVPSDARVINASGKEITPGIINPSTSYGLSEGAGGKFGTDTSANNSGMTASFDVKYALNRGSVVIQEGRRQGVTRAVSAPGSSGDIFSGSSALITMDNQADMNFAEGAMHAKFGNAANRAVAWNRIRAIFDQTLDYDRNRSRALRGQAQDYLLSVADMDALVPVLDGDKPLVIEMGSEAEIRGAIQLKNDYDINIVIQGGQEAWKVAAELAEAEIPVIIHPEHNTNGNVTMAGSTFSNAKRLHEAGVTFAIYSGNGSLYYGHHVLQFAGMAVAHGLDYDAAIQAITLNPAVIFGFDDIAGSIEEGKSADIVVWDGDPLEVTSNTDHVIVRGVEYELVSRRTMLRDRYLNLDRGDHFGKRYQGQ
- the purN gene encoding phosphoribosylglycinamide formyltransferase — protein: MVDVAVLISGSGTNLQALIDACADDDFPARIVLVISNNPGVKGLERAEKAGIPTKVLNHRGFDSREEYDDQIHEALKESGAKLICLAGFMRILDARFVNRWRNRMLNIHPSLLPSFKGLHTHERAIEAGVRYTGCTVHFVNPELDDGPIITQAVVAINPDEGADTLAARVLEKEHIIYPQALRLVAEGRVRVVGNKVTIRDAEYENLASVNPKP
- the purM gene encoding phosphoribosylformylglycinamidine cyclo-ligase codes for the protein MSDQDKSYSYKDAGVDIDAGNALVDAIKPAAASTRRSGCDAGLGGFGALFDLKAAGFNDPILVSGTDGVGTKLKVAIESGKHDTVGIDLVAMCVNDLIVQGAEPLFFLDYYATGHLTIEVGKAIIEGIAEGCRQSNAALIGGETAEMPGMYSDGDYDLAGFCVGAVERDQIIDGSSVGEGDVVLGLASSGVHSNGFSLVRKLVEVSGADYNAPCSFEDGKTMGEALLEPTKIYVKSCLAALEKDCVKALSHITGGGFVENIPRILPDGVTVDVDASGWTLPPVFEWLRTTGNITPLEMAKTFNCGIGMAVIVPADKADEAKKIFEENGETVYHIGTVRAKNGDEPTTTVNGAAGSWGYPDAWTAKSAH
- a CDS encoding DUF2066 domain-containing protein: MISIVLAVPQSVMAQFGYDDVDREATIYTIYNVEVDETARNVTTARTRALTNGQRIAFDRLLRRIILTSDKEKLDRFSDQEIQGYVSGFEINDERRSGVRYLASLVVHFNRDMVNELLSNQQIAYAETLGREVSVLPVFSESGTLRLWEKDNLWREAWQNYDVINNLVPIETPVPSLKNRLYISALQAKNNEQKSIQTYIEENTLNELIVAVATLRKFNATNEIGLDIDLMRNSPVTDDDEKGGGEIARLSVKLPKFNENGEDNMTALYDAGVDAVTAWVDDLWKMQVLVNYGISSKIAVHGVFDNMDDWLILQKQLGRVNLVQNVDLKNINIDEVSLEIEYSGEPEQLVISLAQQGVSLSQNDDNQIWEIGLTNVARSGNDD
- a CDS encoding HdaA/DnaA family protein, with translation MTEAAIKNPEQLLLELPVNETFAEEDFLLSHSNEEAVKWIDNWPDWQGNHCLIIYGPNGCGKTHLSHVWQKISNAQILKLPDLKGNQYTKFENFVFIIEDVMNDLDQFDAQEDLLHLYNWVKEQGGFLLITARKHPKKWNVGLADLSSRMMAAGAVKIKHPDDHLLQAIIIKQFSDRQVVLTDKVLKYIMKNTERSFAAVRELVRNIDQISLSEQKKITIPVVKRAIGDNIDDD